One region of Thermodesulfovibrionales bacterium genomic DNA includes:
- the trxB gene encoding thioredoxin-disulfide reductase produces MANSEIYEAIIVGGGPAGLAAGLYCKRAALKTVLFEKGLIGGQIAISKDVENYPGLEGITGFDLAEKLVHQAQSFGLNIIQEEVETVNAGAGLHSVRLANGDLLETVALILAPGGSVRKLGIPGEAEYLGIGVSYCATCDGFFFRDKTVVVVGGGDTAVEEALYLSKLTRKVYLVHRGNALRASKILQGRLMSERGIEIIWNTTLTAIKGDGKSVGAVAFKNVLTGETGEFETEGVFIFIGYSPNNQLIPPQVMMNERGFVITDDTCATNVPGIFAAGDLRQKFANQIVVAAADGCIAALAAAHYVELQKAGTKSS; encoded by the coding sequence ATGGCGAACAGCGAGATTTATGAGGCGATCATTGTCGGAGGGGGTCCTGCGGGACTCGCGGCGGGCCTCTATTGCAAGAGGGCTGCGCTGAAAACGGTCCTTTTCGAGAAAGGCTTGATCGGCGGTCAGATCGCGATATCAAAAGATGTCGAGAACTACCCGGGCCTGGAGGGTATAACCGGATTCGACCTTGCTGAGAAGCTCGTCCATCAGGCTCAGTCATTCGGGTTGAACATAATCCAGGAGGAGGTCGAGACGGTAAATGCAGGCGCCGGTCTGCATTCGGTCCGGCTTGCGAACGGTGATCTGCTCGAGACCGTAGCCCTCATACTCGCGCCGGGCGGCTCGGTGAGGAAACTCGGTATCCCCGGTGAAGCAGAATACCTCGGCATCGGCGTTTCCTACTGCGCAACCTGTGACGGGTTCTTCTTCAGAGATAAGACCGTTGTTGTTGTCGGCGGGGGCGACACCGCAGTCGAGGAGGCGCTGTACCTGTCGAAACTCACGAGGAAGGTCTACCTCGTTCACAGGGGAAATGCGCTCCGCGCGAGCAAAATACTTCAGGGTCGCCTGATGAGCGAGCGTGGTATAGAAATCATCTGGAATACGACCCTTACCGCGATCAAGGGTGACGGAAAATCCGTTGGCGCCGTTGCGTTCAAGAATGTCCTCACCGGGGAAACGGGAGAATTCGAGACGGAGGGAGTCTTCATCTTTATTGGTTATTCACCGAATAATCAGTTGATCCCCCCTCAAGTTATGATGAACGAAAGGGGTTTCGTAATTACGGACGATACGTGTGCTACGAACGTTCCCGGCATCTTTGCCGCCGGTGACTTGCGACAGAAGTTTGCGAACCAGATCGTCGTTGCTGCGGCTGACGGATGTATTGCAGCACTGGCTGCAGCGCATTATGTGGAGCTTCAGAAGGCCGGAACCAAGTCGTCCTGA
- the sppA gene encoding signal peptide peptidase SppA, protein MKRNALLFVLSLLVLSGCAVSLLPETKPLDEKVLEGDGKQKILLVDLDGVISFKEERDSLLHGTRPSKVASFREALLKAEADPDIAGVIVRVNSPGGTVSASDTIYHEIMSFRERRKIPVTAFIMELGASGGYYVAAASDRIVASPTAITGSIGVVAMKFNVEGLLSKIGVSEETFKSGAKKDFWSPFRPTTAEEKKMFQDIIDKLYARFVEVVYANRQKLLTEQEVRVLADGRIFTAGEAFDARLIDQVAYLDETINGMKTALNIEHARVITYVRPKAFKSTIYSETPPSGPQVVNLISINAEDFPVPSGTQFMYLWNP, encoded by the coding sequence ATGAAAAGAAATGCACTTCTCTTTGTCCTTTCCCTCTTGGTCCTTTCGGGGTGCGCGGTGTCGCTTCTGCCCGAGACAAAACCTCTCGATGAAAAGGTGCTTGAAGGCGACGGAAAACAGAAAATACTCCTGGTGGATCTGGATGGCGTGATCTCCTTTAAGGAGGAGAGGGATAGTCTCCTCCATGGAACGCGACCCTCGAAAGTCGCTTCTTTCAGGGAGGCGCTCCTCAAGGCAGAGGCGGACCCTGACATCGCAGGAGTGATCGTAAGGGTCAATTCGCCCGGTGGTACCGTTTCCGCAAGCGACACGATCTATCATGAGATCATGAGTTTCAGGGAGAGAAGAAAAATACCCGTAACTGCTTTCATCATGGAGCTTGGCGCATCAGGGGGCTATTATGTGGCAGCCGCTTCTGATCGTATCGTCGCGAGTCCCACCGCGATAACAGGCAGCATAGGTGTTGTTGCCATGAAGTTCAATGTAGAGGGGCTTCTCTCAAAGATAGGGGTCTCCGAAGAGACGTTCAAATCGGGGGCCAAGAAGGACTTCTGGTCTCCTTTCCGCCCGACCACGGCTGAAGAGAAGAAGATGTTTCAGGACATCATCGATAAACTTTACGCCCGCTTCGTCGAGGTGGTCTATGCGAACAGGCAGAAACTTCTGACGGAACAGGAGGTGCGGGTCCTTGCCGACGGCCGCATATTCACGGCGGGAGAGGCCTTCGATGCAAGACTCATCGACCAGGTCGCTTATCTGGATGAAACGATAAACGGCATGAAGACGGCGCTCAATATCGAACATGCCAGGGTCATAACCTATGTCCGCCCCAAGGCCTTCAAGTCGACGATATATTCCGAAACGCCACCGTCCGGCCCGCAAGTCGTCAACCTTATCTCCATAAATGCGGAGGACTTCCCGGTGCCTTCAGGGACGCAATTCATGTATCTGTGGAACCCATGA
- a CDS encoding DNA-3-methyladenine glycosylase I, with product MVLKTRCRWVTDDELVKKYHDREWGVPLHDERKLFEFLLLEGVQAGLRWPIILRKREHYRHVFDGFDAKMISRYDERKVESLMKDEGIIRNRLKINAAIWNARAYLRVQKEYGSFDAYIWQFTGGKPKVNSWRIAKEVPSRTPESDAMSMDLSKRGFAFVGPIICYAFMQAVGMVNDHTTGCFRYRGLSHPSSSS from the coding sequence ATGGTTCTGAAGACCAGATGCAGATGGGTTACCGATGACGAACTCGTCAAGAAGTACCATGACAGGGAATGGGGGGTGCCTCTCCACGATGAGAGAAAGCTCTTCGAATTCCTGCTGTTGGAGGGGGTGCAGGCCGGGTTGCGTTGGCCTATCATCCTCAGGAAGAGAGAACATTACCGGCATGTCTTTGATGGATTTGATGCAAAGATGATCTCTCGTTACGATGAAAGAAAAGTCGAATCGTTGATGAAAGACGAGGGGATAATCAGGAACAGACTGAAGATCAATGCAGCCATCTGGAATGCCCGGGCCTATCTCAGGGTTCAGAAGGAGTACGGGAGCTTCGACGCGTACATCTGGCAGTTTACGGGCGGCAAACCGAAGGTGAACTCGTGGAGGATCGCGAAGGAAGTTCCCTCAAGAACACCTGAATCAGATGCCATGAGCATGGACCTTTCGAAGCGGGGGTTTGCCTTTGTCGGTCCGATTATCTGTTACGCCTTCATGCAGGCGGTCGGAATGGTGAACGACCATACGACGGGCTGCTTCAGATACCGTGGACTCAGTCATCCGTCGTCTTCATCGTAA
- a CDS encoding PQQ-dependent sugar dehydrogenase, producing MKRILLIVAFLHLIATVGSCSQIEGDKPQKIEDVFLINGDRVNVETWVKDLDVPWSLVFLSDEKALVSERPGTVRLIKNGKVREKAYATLNVAAIGEGGLMGLALHPEFPRQPYVYAMHTYEKDGRLCNRVIRLKDDGDTGTFDRVVIDNIPGGRFHDGGRIAFGPDGMLYITTGETFQADLSQDLSSLGGKILRVTPEGAVPADNPFKDSPVYSYGNRNPQGIAWQPGTGRLFESEHGPSGEFGHFANDEINVIVKGGNYGWPEVIGAPGKKPYLDPIIVWKKTTPPSGITFYKGHLLNSLRGNLFVATLKSQALIRIQFEGNGERPARIERWFARNYNEGKYGRLRDVVEGPDGALYFLTNNRDGRGHPLPGDDRIYRIVPNRVPPRQ from the coding sequence ATGAAGAGGATATTACTAATCGTAGCCTTTCTCCATCTTATCGCCACTGTCGGCTCATGTTCTCAGATAGAGGGAGATAAACCCCAAAAGATAGAGGACGTCTTCCTGATAAATGGAGATCGCGTAAACGTCGAGACGTGGGTTAAAGATCTCGACGTACCGTGGTCCCTCGTCTTTCTGAGTGATGAGAAAGCGCTCGTGAGCGAAAGGCCGGGGACAGTGAGGCTCATCAAGAACGGCAAGGTTCGGGAAAAGGCATATGCGACGCTCAATGTCGCCGCTATCGGCGAAGGGGGACTCATGGGGCTCGCACTCCATCCGGAATTCCCCCGACAGCCCTATGTCTATGCCATGCATACCTATGAAAAAGATGGAAGGCTTTGCAACAGGGTCATAAGACTCAAGGACGACGGTGATACGGGGACATTCGACAGGGTCGTGATCGACAATATCCCGGGCGGCAGGTTTCACGACGGGGGAAGGATAGCCTTCGGTCCAGACGGAATGCTCTACATCACGACGGGCGAGACCTTTCAGGCAGACCTCTCTCAGGACCTGTCTTCCCTTGGCGGAAAGATATTGCGGGTGACTCCCGAAGGAGCAGTCCCTGCCGATAACCCCTTCAAAGACTCTCCCGTTTATTCTTACGGCAACAGGAACCCACAGGGCATCGCGTGGCAACCCGGCACAGGAAGACTCTTCGAATCAGAGCACGGGCCCTCAGGTGAATTCGGACATTTTGCGAATGACGAAATTAATGTGATCGTGAAAGGCGGAAATTACGGCTGGCCGGAGGTGATCGGCGCACCGGGCAAGAAACCCTATCTCGACCCTATCATCGTTTGGAAAAAGACTACCCCGCCTTCAGGCATAACATTTTATAAAGGACATCTCCTCAATTCTCTCAGGGGCAACCTTTTTGTTGCTACGCTGAAGAGCCAGGCCCTCATACGGATACAATTCGAAGGGAACGGGGAAAGACCCGCAAGAATCGAGAGATGGTTTGCCCGTAACTACAATGAAGGGAAATACGGAAGGTTACGGGACGTGGTCGAAGGGCCTGACGGAGCTCTCTACTTTCTCACAAACAACAGGGACGGAAGGGGACATCCGCTGCCGGGAGACGACAGGATTTACCGCATCGTTCCGAACAGGGTTCCTCCCCGGCAATGA
- a CDS encoding CBS domain-containing protein — MPFFFALRQNGIDLLGRDAKRWGISPLHIPAPVIIMYVYVISAKGGFVESYELESIQNEICDEDVAAAVRDLKLGVTLTAEDLQKIYAVALRHAQARCASSMRVRDAMTRDVLSVSKFDDISLAVKLLSEKNISGLPVVDRESRVVGIISEADVVSMVGSRRAHTFKEILRSIVGHPLPERKMGHLVGDIMTSPAITVYLDTEISEAVRIMDGRRIRRLPVVDKYERLIGLISRSDIVKAMGKKLSGGAPDSANQ; from the coding sequence ATGCCGTTTTTTTTCGCTCTTCGGCAGAATGGAATAGATCTCCTCGGGCGAGACGCAAAGAGATGGGGCATAAGCCCCTTGCATATTCCTGCTCCTGTCATTATCATGTACGTATACGTGATTTCTGCCAAGGGCGGTTTTGTGGAAAGCTACGAACTTGAGAGCATACAGAATGAGATCTGCGACGAAGATGTCGCGGCTGCTGTCAGGGACCTGAAACTCGGCGTTACCCTCACGGCAGAGGACCTCCAAAAGATATACGCGGTCGCCTTGAGACACGCGCAAGCGCGTTGTGCGTCCTCGATGCGGGTCCGGGACGCGATGACGCGCGATGTCCTTTCAGTCAGCAAGTTCGACGATATCAGCCTTGCGGTGAAGCTCCTGTCAGAAAAAAATATCAGCGGTCTTCCCGTCGTCGACAGAGAGAGCCGCGTCGTCGGCATAATCTCCGAAGCGGACGTCGTTTCGATGGTCGGATCGCGGAGGGCGCACACTTTTAAAGAAATATTGCGTTCTATCGTCGGTCATCCTCTGCCCGAGCGGAAGATGGGACATCTCGTGGGAGATATCATGACGTCGCCGGCGATCACCGTCTATCTCGATACCGAGATCAGCGAAGCCGTGCGAATCATGGACGGCCGCAGGATACGACGACTGCCCGTTGTAGACAAATACGAAAGACTCATCGGCCTTATTTCACGCTCTGATATCGTAAAGGCGATGGGGAAAAAGCTTTCGGGCGGTGCTCCCGATTCCGCAAACCAATGA
- a CDS encoding lipid-binding SYLF domain-containing protein codes for MKDKKIYMTTLLVALVAMAGVMIMGLAPAVASDMSDAQAVVDRAKVTFDDFMHDKNYTWLHENLGRARGLLIFPQVLKAGFIFGGSGGTGVLVVRDEKSCSWMNPAFYTIGSGTFGLQIGAQSAEVIMMAMSKSAIDSLLSSSVKLGGDTSIALGPVGAGAKANVTADFISFAKAKGLYAGLNLEGSVVAVRDGLNSAYYGRDVRPADIVVKNDVKNNGAQSLLSALKKESISVKGGCSRFAAVRFEQ; via the coding sequence ATGAAAGACAAAAAAATATATATGACAACTTTGCTTGTAGCCTTGGTTGCTATGGCAGGCGTAATGATAATGGGACTTGCCCCGGCAGTCGCATCGGATATGAGTGATGCACAGGCCGTGGTTGATAGAGCCAAGGTGACTTTTGATGACTTTATGCATGATAAGAACTACACATGGCTTCACGAAAACCTGGGGAGGGCGCGAGGACTCCTGATATTTCCACAGGTTCTTAAGGCAGGGTTTATCTTTGGCGGTTCGGGCGGTACAGGAGTTCTCGTTGTCAGGGATGAGAAGAGCTGCAGCTGGATGAACCCAGCGTTTTATACGATCGGTTCAGGCACGTTCGGCCTCCAGATAGGAGCCCAGTCAGCAGAGGTGATAATGATGGCGATGAGCAAGAGCGCCATTGATTCATTGCTGTCATCGTCGGTGAAGCTTGGAGGTGACACCTCTATTGCCCTTGGACCGGTAGGTGCAGGCGCAAAGGCCAATGTAACGGCTGATTTCATCTCCTTTGCAAAGGCCAAGGGACTCTATGCGGGACTCAACCTGGAAGGATCGGTTGTCGCTGTCCGGGACGGTCTAAACAGCGCCTACTACGGCAGGGATGTGAGGCCAGCTGATATCGTCGTAAAAAATGATGTCAAAAACAACGGAGCCCAAAGCCTTTTGAGCGCTTTAAAGAAAGAGTCAATATCTGTCAAAGGCGGGTGTTCTCGTTTTGCTGCTGTCCGATTTGAACAGTAA
- a CDS encoding DUF1059 domain-containing protein, with protein sequence MSESINGKGNSKRELSLRRSVRKEAIMKVLSCKDIGVNCAFQARGRTVDEVLKKASEHAKRDHDIKEVTKDYLDSWRPKVHDERIS encoded by the coding sequence TTGTCTGAGAGCATAAACGGGAAGGGGAATTCAAAGAGGGAGCTTTCCCTGAGACGTAGCGTTAGAAAGGAGGCAATCATGAAAGTATTGTCCTGCAAAGATATAGGCGTCAACTGCGCCTTTCAAGCGCGGGGAAGAACCGTAGACGAAGTTCTTAAGAAGGCTTCTGAACATGCCAAGAGAGATCACGACATAAAAGAGGTCACAAAAGACTACCTCGATTCGTGGCGCCCGAAGGTACACGATGAAAGAATCAGCTGA
- a CDS encoding DNA-3-methyladenine glycosylase → MDSVIRRLHRKELPIDTVELARYLIGKTLIHDLPVERLMGRIVETEAYPVGDPSGHAFRGPTKGNRSLYLARGHAYVHLAYGTSYLLNISSELDGIGAGVLLRALEPLDGITLMVRHRRTRRVLDLARGPGRLASAMGIDKRYDGADLCAGGPLRLGREVRESGPIGRSERIGITRAADRMLRFYERGNPFVSGRQRLRS, encoded by the coding sequence GTGGACTCAGTCATCCGTCGTCTTCATCGTAAGGAACTGCCCATCGATACTGTCGAACTCGCTCGGTATCTCATCGGCAAGACGCTTATCCATGACCTCCCCGTGGAGAGGTTGATGGGACGTATTGTCGAGACGGAGGCATATCCGGTCGGTGATCCGAGCGGACACGCCTTTCGCGGACCAACAAAGGGCAATCGGTCTCTCTATCTCGCTCGAGGACATGCCTACGTCCACCTCGCATACGGAACCTCGTATCTTCTCAACATTTCGAGCGAGCTGGACGGTATTGGCGCCGGGGTGCTTTTGCGTGCACTCGAACCTCTCGATGGAATCACGTTAATGGTGCGCCATCGCCGCACAAGAAGGGTGCTCGACCTCGCCAGGGGCCCGGGCAGACTCGCCTCGGCGATGGGTATTGATAAACGATATGACGGTGCCGACCTCTGTGCAGGCGGGCCGCTCCGGCTCGGAAGAGAAGTGAGAGAATCCGGCCCCATTGGGAGGAGTGAACGCATCGGCATCACACGGGCCGCCGACCGCATGCTTCGCTTCTATGAGCGAGGCAATCCTTTTGTGAGCGGTCGGCAGCGCCTACGTTCTTAA
- a CDS encoding YajD family HNH nuclease produces MGGRQRIKFRKPRPQKPSGERTAAEIIRELKESPASASGYREASLKIHGLICAKCGREFDFKDRNLLTVHHKDGNHRSNPPDGSNWENLCVYCHEDEHSRGLLADYLKGKGGNP; encoded by the coding sequence TTGGGAGGAAGACAGAGAATAAAGTTCAGGAAACCACGCCCGCAAAAACCCTCGGGAGAGAGAACCGCAGCCGAAATCATCAGGGAATTGAAGGAGTCTCCCGCAAGTGCTTCGGGCTATAGGGAAGCGTCTCTGAAAATCCACGGCCTGATCTGCGCCAAATGCGGAAGAGAGTTCGATTTCAAGGACCGGAATCTCCTTACGGTCCACCATAAGGACGGGAATCACCGGAGCAATCCCCCTGACGGCTCTAACTGGGAGAATCTCTGTGTTTACTGCCATGAGGATGAGCACAGCCGGGGGCTTCTCGCGGATTATCTCAAGGGGAAAGGTGGCAATCCATGA
- the thrC gene encoding threonine synthase produces the protein MPYRAWFQCINEQCKAIYPLNSIIYRCKTCGSLLEVQHDMKALARRDAKAWMKLFEDRYKSTQWPYGSGVWGKKEWILPKIEDDNIVSLYEGGTNLFWAERFGKMIGCDNLWIKLCGNSHSGSFKDLGMTVLVSMVKQMISEGSPIKAVACASTGDTSAALAVYCAAAGIQSVVLLPRGKISIAQLVQPIANGALVLSLDTDFDGCMRIVQEITEDETIYLANSMNSLRIEGQKTVGIEIVQQFDWEVPDVIIIPGGNLGNVSALGSGLLMMRDLDLIARLPRIVVAQAERANPLYRSYLKNFETFEPMHAEKTLASAIQIGNPVSVQKAIRTLKKFDGIVADATEQELADAAALGDTTGMFNCPHTGVALAALMKLIKAGKIDKSEHVVVISTAHGLKFTDFKVGYHEGSLGFPCRYANKPIELPARMDAIKEALQDALKKRRSRNV, from the coding sequence ATGCCATATCGAGCCTGGTTTCAATGTATCAACGAGCAGTGTAAAGCGATCTATCCACTGAACTCGATCATTTACCGTTGCAAGACCTGCGGCTCACTCCTCGAAGTGCAGCACGACATGAAGGCCCTTGCCCGCCGTGACGCCAAGGCTTGGATGAAGCTCTTCGAGGACCGCTACAAGTCGACCCAGTGGCCATACGGTTCGGGCGTGTGGGGCAAGAAGGAATGGATCCTCCCGAAGATCGAGGACGACAACATCGTTTCGCTCTATGAAGGCGGTACCAACCTCTTCTGGGCCGAGCGATTCGGCAAGATGATCGGCTGCGACAACCTCTGGATCAAACTATGCGGCAACTCCCACAGCGGGTCATTCAAGGACCTCGGTATGACGGTGCTTGTTTCGATGGTCAAGCAGATGATCAGTGAAGGTTCGCCGATCAAGGCCGTTGCCTGTGCCTCTACGGGTGATACGTCAGCTGCCCTGGCAGTCTACTGCGCTGCCGCGGGCATTCAGTCCGTCGTGTTGCTGCCCAGGGGAAAAATCTCGATAGCCCAGCTGGTGCAGCCCATCGCCAACGGCGCCCTCGTGTTGTCGCTGGACACTGACTTCGACGGCTGCATGCGCATCGTACAGGAGATTACCGAGGACGAGACGATCTACCTGGCTAATTCGATGAATTCGTTACGCATCGAGGGGCAGAAGACCGTTGGTATCGAGATTGTCCAGCAATTCGACTGGGAGGTTCCCGACGTGATTATCATTCCCGGCGGCAACCTTGGGAACGTCTCGGCTCTGGGCAGCGGGCTGCTCATGATGCGGGACCTTGATCTGATCGCCAGGCTGCCGAGAATCGTCGTTGCACAGGCCGAGCGTGCCAATCCTCTCTACCGCTCCTATCTCAAGAACTTCGAGACCTTCGAGCCGATGCACGCTGAAAAGACGCTCGCCAGCGCGATCCAGATCGGGAACCCTGTCAGTGTCCAGAAGGCGATACGCACGCTGAAGAAGTTCGACGGCATCGTCGCAGACGCGACCGAACAGGAACTGGCCGATGCCGCTGCGCTCGGCGATACCACGGGGATGTTCAACTGCCCGCACACCGGCGTTGCTCTCGCCGCGTTGATGAAGCTGATAAAAGCCGGCAAGATAGACAAGTCAGAGCACGTCGTAGTCATCTCGACCGCTCACGGTCTCAAGTTCACCGACTTTAAGGTCGGTTATCACGAGGGGTCACTCGGCTTCCCCTGCCGGTACGCCAACAAACCGATCGAGCTGCCGGCGCGGATGGACGCAATCAAGGAAGCCTTGCAGGACGCATTGAAGAAGAGGAGGAGCAGAAATGTCTAA
- the greB gene encoding transcription elongation factor GreB, whose translation MQKPVHGKTGISPYITPEGQSRLQEELSHLWKHKRPQVTQAVADAAAMGDRSENAEYIYGKKQLRQIDSRIRFLTRRLSELIVVDRIPDDTSRVFFGAWVEIEDTDGNVFRYRIVGPDEFDPEKGFISIDSPMARALLRRKEGDEVVVNVQNSTSAFVVLSVRY comes from the coding sequence ATGCAAAAGCCAGTACATGGGAAGACGGGTATTTCGCCCTATATCACGCCGGAAGGCCAAAGTCGATTACAAGAGGAGCTCTCCCATTTATGGAAGCATAAACGGCCCCAGGTTACTCAGGCTGTTGCTGATGCCGCTGCGATGGGCGATCGTTCGGAGAACGCTGAGTACATTTATGGTAAGAAGCAACTGCGGCAGATCGATTCCCGCATACGGTTTCTCACAAGGAGGTTGAGCGAGCTGATCGTCGTTGACAGGATACCCGATGACACCTCAAGGGTATTCTTCGGTGCTTGGGTTGAAATTGAGGACACCGATGGAAATGTATTCCGATATCGCATTGTCGGTCCTGATGAATTCGATCCTGAAAAGGGGTTTATCAGCATCGACTCACCTATGGCCAGAGCGTTGTTACGGCGGAAGGAGGGCGATGAGGTCGTCGTGAACGTCCAGAACAGCACCAGCGCCTTTGTCGTGCTTTCCGTCCGGTATTGA
- a CDS encoding aminotransferase class I/II-fold pyridoxal phosphate-dependent enzyme translates to MSKRKPKDKSRKPATLGVHGTDRVPHAHYAVSMPIVHTSNYYFNNTAEVYEFMKAKSEGRVIREHEYGRYGNPTQTECERKLAALEGAERAVLFSTGMAAVILTLMTYMRRDGHIIFTNDCYRQTRDFATNLLAEFGLQVSLVDPTAKAIEKAIRPKTNIIFTESPTNPYLRCLDLPAVVKVAKEHNVLTVIDATLATPYNIKPLEMGVDIVVHSATKYLGGHNDLLAGVALGRRELLNDLYRMQRMFGATPGPLSCFLLERGLKTFALRMAHHNTAGLAVARMLESHPKIEKVWYPALRSHPDYNIVKKQMKGFGSVVTFLVRGGDRETRKFIDGLDLFLITPSLGGSESLVTQMAPMSFFDYPAEYRREIGMVDNLVRLALGLEDVDDLIEDLIQALDAI, encoded by the coding sequence ATGTCTAAGAGGAAGCCAAAAGATAAGAGCCGGAAACCGGCTACCCTCGGTGTCCACGGCACAGACCGCGTCCCCCATGCCCACTATGCGGTATCGATGCCGATCGTGCATACCTCCAATTACTACTTCAACAACACCGCCGAGGTCTACGAGTTCATGAAGGCCAAGAGCGAGGGACGGGTCATACGCGAGCACGAATACGGTCGCTACGGAAATCCGACCCAGACGGAATGCGAGCGGAAGCTGGCCGCCCTCGAAGGCGCCGAGCGCGCTGTGCTCTTCTCGACCGGTATGGCTGCCGTGATTCTGACCCTGATGACATACATGCGCCGGGACGGGCACATCATCTTCACGAATGACTGTTACCGGCAGACTCGCGACTTTGCGACGAACCTGCTCGCCGAGTTCGGCCTGCAGGTTTCACTCGTAGACCCCACCGCCAAGGCCATCGAAAAAGCGATCAGACCGAAGACCAACATCATCTTCACGGAGTCGCCTACGAACCCCTACCTCCGATGCCTGGACCTCCCTGCGGTAGTGAAGGTCGCCAAAGAGCATAATGTACTGACCGTCATCGACGCGACCCTCGCGACCCCGTACAACATCAAGCCGCTTGAGATGGGAGTGGATATCGTCGTCCATTCCGCCACGAAGTATCTCGGCGGGCATAATGACTTGCTGGCCGGTGTTGCACTCGGCAGGCGTGAACTGTTGAATGATCTCTACCGCATGCAACGGATGTTCGGTGCCACGCCGGGACCGCTCTCCTGCTTTTTGCTCGAACGGGGCCTGAAGACCTTTGCACTCCGCATGGCGCACCATAATACGGCCGGACTCGCCGTCGCGCGCATGCTCGAATCGCACCCGAAGATCGAGAAGGTATGGTATCCTGCCCTTCGGTCGCACCCGGATTACAATATTGTAAAAAAACAGATGAAGGGCTTCGGCAGCGTGGTCACTTTCCTTGTGAGGGGCGGCGACAGAGAGACGAGGAAATTCATCGACGGACTCGACCTTTTCCTGATCACGCCGAGCCTCGGCGGCAGCGAGAGCCTTGTCACGCAGATGGCGCCGATGTCCTTCTTCGATTATCCTGCCGAGTACCGCAGGGAGATCGGGATGGTGGACAATCTGGTCAGGCTCGCCCTGGGTCTCGAGGACGTAGACGACCTCATCGAGGACCTGATTCAGGCATTGGACGCAATCTGA
- a CDS encoding dienelactone hydrolase family protein, with protein MEKILPVLFIFSLVVTAGGFAAKQDIEGKAVSYSAQGVVMKGYLAYDKGISGRRPGVLVVHEWWGLNDYTRKRARMLAEMGYTALALDMYGGGKQAIHPDDAGKFSSELMKNFDVAKARFMAALDFLKQQPTVDPLRIAAIGYCFGGGVVLNMAREGVDLKGVASFHGGLNAVKPAQPGAVKAKVLVLHGADDKFITPEQIDAFKNEMKNAGVDYRFIAYPGAIHGFTNPEADEYAKKFNLPLGYNAEADRKSWEELEKFLSTIFEK; from the coding sequence ATGGAAAAGATATTGCCTGTACTCTTTATTTTTTCGCTGGTCGTAACGGCTGGAGGTTTTGCGGCAAAGCAGGATATCGAAGGGAAGGCGGTGAGCTACAGCGCGCAGGGGGTGGTGATGAAGGGTTACCTTGCCTACGATAAGGGTATTTCGGGCAGGAGACCCGGTGTCCTTGTCGTTCACGAATGGTGGGGACTGAACGACTATACCCGTAAGCGTGCGAGGATGCTTGCAGAGATGGGCTATACCGCCCTCGCTCTCGACATGTATGGCGGGGGGAAGCAGGCGATTCATCCTGATGACGCGGGGAAATTCTCATCGGAGCTCATGAAGAACTTTGACGTCGCAAAGGCCCGGTTTATGGCAGCTCTCGATTTTCTCAAGCAACAGCCGACGGTTGACCCTCTTCGAATCGCTGCCATTGGATATTGCTTCGGAGGAGGGGTGGTGCTGAACATGGCACGGGAGGGCGTTGACCTGAAAGGGGTCGCGAGTTTCCACGGTGGCCTCAACGCAGTGAAACCAGCCCAGCCCGGAGCGGTGAAGGCCAAAGTCCTTGTGCTGCACGGAGCGGATGACAAGTTCATCACGCCCGAGCAGATTGACGCGTTCAAAAACGAGATGAAGAATGCCGGAGTTGATTATCGGTTCATCGCTTATCCGGGAGCGATCCACGGCTTCACGAACCCCGAAGCAGATGAATACGCGAAGAAGTTTAATCTCCCGCTCGGCTATAACGCAGAAGCCGACAGGAAGTCGTGGGAGGAGCTTGAGAAGTTTCTCTCGACAATATTCGAGAAATAG